The Candidatus Nitrosotenuis cloacae genome contains a region encoding:
- a CDS encoding cation:proton antiporter: protein MEAHFVEVVISVCVLLFAAKLMAELFVRLHLPVVLGELLAGMIVGPFAIGSLLTYNGGTLVTLNNEVKILGEIGAIVILFMAGLEMTPREFIRGGKASFTVGTLGVIVPFFVGFFVFQMFGFHAFQAMLVATALTATSIAISVQVLSEFGKLKSPEARLIIGAAVVDDILAIAVLSIVTSMGGGDMTPDVLEIMFTILKVLGFFAVMAIVTIFVIPRVVGSKFWKAGGSIEGVATAAFFGAAGIAASIGLSPILGAFVVGMALASTKMLDRVEHYIGKLGLIFAPLFFAIIGAQVDFRGLNLEIVTIGAVIIGVAIVTKLLGCGLPSYLFLKNKQQSKRVGIAMISRGEVGLIVAGVGLSSGVLTSNVYTTIVIMVAVTTIITPIWLKMEYRKEPGTKAAE, encoded by the coding sequence ATGGAGGCGCACTTTGTCGAAGTGGTAATCAGCGTCTGCGTCTTGCTGTTTGCGGCAAAACTCATGGCAGAGCTTTTTGTCAGGCTGCACCTCCCAGTAGTACTAGGCGAGCTTCTTGCAGGAATGATAGTCGGCCCGTTTGCAATCGGCTCGCTTCTCACATACAACGGCGGCACGCTCGTAACTTTGAACAACGAAGTCAAGATACTAGGCGAGATAGGCGCAATTGTGATCTTATTCATGGCAGGACTTGAGATGACCCCGCGAGAGTTCATCAGGGGCGGCAAGGCATCGTTTACAGTCGGAACACTCGGAGTCATCGTTCCGTTTTTTGTAGGATTTTTCGTTTTCCAGATGTTCGGATTCCACGCATTCCAGGCAATGCTGGTGGCAACTGCGCTTACTGCCACAAGTATAGCAATATCCGTCCAGGTGCTAAGCGAGTTTGGCAAGCTAAAGAGCCCAGAGGCAAGGCTCATCATAGGCGCAGCGGTAGTCGACGACATACTTGCAATCGCAGTGCTGTCCATAGTTACGTCGATGGGCGGAGGAGACATGACGCCGGATGTACTTGAAATCATGTTTACAATACTCAAGGTGCTAGGATTCTTTGCAGTGATGGCAATAGTCACCATATTTGTCATCCCAAGGGTGGTAGGCTCCAAGTTCTGGAAGGCAGGCGGCAGCATCGAGGGCGTTGCAACTGCTGCGTTCTTTGGAGCAGCAGGAATTGCGGCATCAATTGGCCTGTCGCCGATTCTTGGCGCATTCGTAGTCGGGATGGCACTTGCGTCAACAAAGATGCTCGACAGAGTAGAGCACTATATCGGAAAGCTTGGGCTCATCTTTGCGCCGCTCTTCTTTGCAATAATTGGTGCGCAGGTGGACTTTAGGGGACTAAACCTTGAGATAGTGACAATCGGCGCGGTGATAATCGGCGTTGCAATAGTAACCAAGCTCCTCGGGTGCGGACTGCCGTCGTACCTGTTCCTCAAGAACAAGCAACAGTCAAAGAGGGTCGGAATCGCGATGATCTCGCGAGGAGAGGTAGGACTCATAGTGGCAGGTGTGGGACTGTCAAGCGGCGTTTTGACGTCCAACGTGTACACTACCATAGTCATAATGGTGGCAGTCACTACAATCATCACCCCGATATGGCTGAAGATGGAGTACAGAAAGGAGCCAGGTACCAAGGCCGCCGAATAA
- the purM gene encoding phosphoribosylformylglycinamidine cyclo-ligase — MALTYKNAGVDVQKIKKSQSAIGRIIASTHRMQKVKSGFGHYAGLVEIHGGKLLATHTDGVGTKVMIANLMRKYDTIGIDCVAMNVNDIICIGAKPVSFVDYIAANKNNESVFVEIAKGLASGARKSDVPIVGGETAIMPDLFEEKKFAFDLAGMVAGLVDRNRLVLGNKIAGGDAVIGIASTGIHSNGYTLARKALLRKYSVFDRVKGVGRIGDALLTPTEIYVRPVLEMLSKCQIHGLANITGGSFTKLLRLKKTGFVLDQMPEPPKIMQLIESQGVKEEEMYKTFNMGVGFCVITHKSQTDRIISICKKHGLKSQQIGHITSKTGVYVKSRKLA, encoded by the coding sequence ATGGCCCTTACCTACAAGAATGCCGGAGTCGACGTGCAAAAGATAAAGAAAAGCCAGTCGGCAATAGGCAGGATAATTGCAAGCACGCACAGGATGCAAAAGGTAAAGTCCGGATTCGGCCACTATGCGGGGCTAGTTGAGATCCACGGCGGAAAGCTCCTGGCGACGCACACCGACGGCGTCGGCACAAAGGTCATGATTGCAAATCTGATGAGAAAATACGACACGATAGGCATAGACTGCGTGGCAATGAACGTAAACGACATAATCTGCATCGGCGCAAAGCCGGTATCATTTGTAGACTATATTGCGGCAAACAAAAACAACGAGTCCGTTTTTGTCGAGATTGCCAAGGGCCTTGCAAGCGGGGCAAGAAAATCAGACGTGCCAATTGTCGGAGGCGAGACTGCAATCATGCCTGACTTGTTTGAGGAAAAAAAGTTCGCATTCGACCTGGCAGGAATGGTCGCAGGGCTGGTGGACAGGAACAGGCTGGTACTTGGGAACAAGATTGCAGGCGGCGACGCAGTAATAGGAATTGCAAGCACTGGAATCCACTCAAACGGATACACCCTTGCAAGAAAGGCGCTGCTCAGAAAGTACTCTGTGTTCGACAGGGTCAAGGGCGTGGGTAGAATAGGCGATGCACTTTTGACTCCGACTGAGATTTACGTAAGGCCGGTGCTTGAGATGCTCTCAAAATGCCAGATTCACGGCCTTGCAAACATCACCGGCGGCTCATTTACCAAGCTTTTGAGGCTGAAAAAGACTGGATTCGTTCTTGACCAGATGCCAGAGCCCCCAAAGATAATGCAGTTGATTGAAAGTCAGGGCGTAAAGGAAGAGGAGATGTACAAGACGTTCAACATGGGCGTTGGATTCTGCGTAATTACCCATAAAAGCCAGACAGACAGGATAATCTCAATCTGCAAAAAACACGGACTAAAATCACAACAGATAGGACACATCACAAGCAAGACAGGCGTGTACGTCAAATCAAGAAAGCTTGCATAG
- a CDS encoding cation:proton antiporter produces the protein MNFDVGGLELIRQMFSAFQNSASQFNPLIGETMSAPVLLLAGAVIIFLGVAGELFFKKTGIPDIAFLMILGVIIGPILGIIPTSTVIVVVPYFAAIALILIMFDGGLNLDIKTVIKTAHYALLLSVAGFLASIVSVALVAFYGLGWGLVESILLGTIVGGSSSIIVFGLVRRLPVSDQTKSMLSLESAITDILVTIVAFVLIDMLVLGVLDPNLAAISFAKSVAVGLALGFGIGIPWAYVTTKMQNAQHSYMLTIGILFVIFFVEKSLGGTGALAPLIFGLMLGNKQLISRYLKFKVPEISSDDPTHNQLTFLVRSFFFVFVGLLATIGRLEFVIAGVIGAVLIYLTRVGIIKISLRNRFGAFDNKVTAAMIPRGLAAAVVAIIPLTMGLPNAESYPQIVFVIILTSVIITTVALTRAKSLIPRDPDVFEKNY, from the coding sequence ATGAACTTTGATGTTGGCGGCCTTGAGCTGATCCGCCAGATGTTCTCAGCATTTCAGAATTCGGCATCTCAGTTTAATCCGCTAATAGGTGAGACGATGTCCGCGCCGGTACTTCTTCTGGCTGGTGCGGTGATAATATTTTTGGGCGTCGCAGGCGAATTGTTCTTCAAAAAAACCGGGATCCCCGACATTGCGTTTTTAATGATACTTGGGGTGATAATTGGTCCGATTCTCGGGATAATTCCGACTAGCACCGTGATCGTGGTGGTTCCGTATTTTGCCGCAATCGCGCTCATACTCATCATGTTTGATGGAGGGTTGAATCTTGACATCAAGACCGTCATCAAGACTGCACACTATGCATTGCTTCTCTCGGTGGCGGGGTTTTTAGCATCAATTGTGAGCGTGGCACTTGTTGCGTTTTACGGGCTGGGGTGGGGCCTAGTTGAGAGCATATTACTTGGAACTATAGTCGGCGGCAGCAGCTCAATTATCGTGTTCGGACTAGTCAGGAGGCTTCCTGTATCTGATCAGACAAAGTCCATGCTGAGCTTGGAATCTGCAATCACTGACATACTTGTCACAATAGTGGCATTTGTCCTAATTGACATGCTGGTACTGGGCGTGCTCGACCCGAACCTTGCGGCTATATCATTTGCAAAATCCGTTGCGGTGGGACTGGCACTTGGATTTGGCATCGGCATTCCGTGGGCATACGTTACCACCAAGATGCAAAATGCGCAGCACTCATACATGCTTACGATTGGAATTTTGTTTGTCATATTTTTTGTGGAAAAGTCGCTTGGTGGAACTGGGGCGCTCGCACCGCTGATATTCGGGTTGATGCTTGGCAACAAGCAACTTATCTCGCGCTACCTAAAGTTCAAGGTGCCTGAGATCTCGTCTGATGATCCCACCCACAACCAGCTCACATTCCTGGTGAGGTCGTTCTTCTTTGTATTTGTGGGACTGCTTGCCACCATCGGCAGGCTCGAGTTCGTCATTGCGGGCGTAATTGGCGCGGTTTTGATTTACCTGACGCGCGTGGGAATAATCAAGATCTCGCTCCGAAACAGGTTCGGCGCATTTGACAACAAGGTGACTGCCGCCATGATACCAAGAGGTCTTGCAGCAGCTGTTGTCGCAATCATTCCTCTTACAATGGGGCTGCCAAACGCCGAGTCCTACCCGCAGATAGTGTTTGTGATAATTCTGACATCTGTCATAATTACAACAGTTGCGCTAACTAGGGCAAAATCCCTCATCCCAAGGGATCCGGACGTCTTTGAAAAAAACTATTGA
- the glnA gene encoding type I glutamate--ammonia ligase — MQDLTEPENILERIHKDGLDFVEFWFVDMFGELHSLSVPSYSLEAEHFSKGFQKLDASSIRGFKSVDDSDLLLIPDISTFRELPPYYDTGRRRTARVFVNIYDEGEDTARFNKDSRGVVEKAQGEMRKFGMTQARFGPEIEFFMFDSIRLVPAAANAVSSSGAVGYSIKSVEAPWSQTNTSVNLRGGYYTAKPRDTLDSERKNICDDLHRYFGVNVEAHHHEVATSGQCEINIRHDEMLPMADTVTTIKNLIKVRAKSAGMVATFMPKPIYGDNASAMHVHHSMMAGSENVFHDQDERTAGLSQIGRYYMGGILEHAPALCAISNPTTNSYKRLVPGYEAPTGICWGLSNRTAAIRIPKTFGDNKSKKRIEYRVPDATSNIYLLEAAILLAGLDGIKKKMEPGSPVEENVYMMTPEQRRNHNIRFLPSTLKEALDALASDSTFLEHVFTREFLDTYSSLKYKEYASFAQTPTVWEIAMYSGI, encoded by the coding sequence ATGCAGGACCTGACCGAACCAGAAAACATACTGGAGCGAATACACAAAGATGGACTGGACTTTGTAGAGTTTTGGTTTGTAGACATGTTCGGCGAGTTGCATTCGCTGAGCGTCCCGTCGTACTCGCTAGAAGCGGAACACTTTAGCAAGGGATTTCAGAAACTCGACGCCAGTTCAATTAGGGGATTCAAGTCAGTTGATGACTCAGATCTACTTTTGATTCCAGACATCTCCACGTTCAGGGAGCTACCACCATACTATGACACTGGGAGGAGGCGCACGGCCCGTGTTTTCGTCAACATCTACGACGAGGGCGAAGACACTGCAAGGTTCAACAAGGATTCAAGGGGCGTGGTGGAAAAGGCGCAAGGCGAGATGCGCAAATTTGGAATGACGCAGGCACGATTCGGCCCAGAGATAGAATTTTTCATGTTTGATTCGATAAGACTGGTACCCGCCGCAGCAAATGCAGTCTCATCATCAGGTGCAGTCGGATACTCTATAAAGTCAGTCGAGGCACCGTGGTCGCAGACCAACACGTCGGTCAACCTAAGGGGCGGATACTATACTGCCAAGCCGCGCGATACGCTGGACAGCGAAAGAAAGAACATCTGCGACGATCTACACAGATACTTTGGAGTAAATGTGGAGGCCCACCACCACGAGGTAGCAACCTCCGGCCAGTGCGAGATAAACATACGACACGACGAGATGCTTCCAATGGCAGACACCGTAACTACGATAAAAAATCTGATAAAGGTGAGAGCAAAGAGCGCAGGAATGGTCGCCACATTCATGCCAAAACCAATCTACGGCGACAACGCATCCGCAATGCACGTACATCACAGCATGATGGCAGGTAGCGAGAACGTATTCCACGACCAAGACGAGCGCACTGCGGGGCTGAGCCAGATAGGCAGATACTACATGGGCGGCATACTAGAGCACGCCCCAGCACTGTGCGCAATATCAAATCCGACTACCAATTCATACAAACGACTGGTGCCAGGATACGAGGCGCCTACTGGAATCTGCTGGGGCTTGAGCAACAGAACCGCGGCAATCAGAATCCCAAAAACATTTGGCGACAACAAGTCAAAAAAACGAATCGAGTACAGGGTGCCGGACGCTACATCCAACATATACCTCCTAGAGGCGGCAATTCTTCTGGCAGGGCTTGATGGAATAAAAAAGAAGATGGAACCTGGAAGCCCCGTGGAGGAAAACGTGTACATGATGACGCCCGAGCAGCGAAGAAATCACAACATCCGGTTTCTTCCATCCACGCTCAAGGAGGCACTTGACGCCCTTGCATCAGACAGTACGTTCCTTGAGCACGTCTTTACGCGCGAGTTTCTTGACACGTATTCGTCGCTAAAGTACAAGGAGTACGCATCGTTTGCGCAAACGCCTACTGTATGGGAGATCGCCATGTATTCAGGAATTTAA
- a CDS encoding Lrp/AsnC family transcriptional regulator, with product MMGIPKSDEQHVAKAFVLITCFEDGVDDTVNEIRKISSVSSIERTDGPYDIIAVIKSRSNEDLKKTLTHQIRRIKTIRHTLTLRSSSDAGVFG from the coding sequence ATGATGGGAATACCAAAAAGTGACGAGCAACACGTCGCAAAGGCATTCGTACTAATCACATGCTTTGAGGACGGAGTGGACGACACGGTAAACGAGATTCGAAAGATAAGCTCTGTGTCATCCATTGAGCGGACGGATGGACCATACGACATCATAGCAGTCATAAAGTCAAGATCAAACGAGGATCTGAAGAAGACGCTGACGCACCAGATCAGAAGAATCAAGACGATAAGGCACACACTCACGCTTCGCTCCAGTTCCGATGCAGGAGTATTCGGCTGA
- a CDS encoding mechanosensitive ion channel family protein, whose protein sequence is MVVDIFSETSTVNVLGNEVAVGSIIMGIIIMVVGVIIARITSTIFKKYLTANLPDNTAKSLHKVIYYGIIIVTLLAVTTSQGIDLSGLMVAGGIFGIVIGFATQSVVSNAISGIFLMFDRPAKTGDLIEIQQSKIYGKLIDVTIFSTRVKLFDGSVMRVPNEKVFTSEIRNVSASEVRRIDATFGIGYKEDIDHAIDVIKNAVYKMPYVLREPEPAVWVEQLADSSVNLKVLTWIPRDEWDNVGPTLLKDIKKEIEGAGIEIPFPQRVIHHLDDSKKHGEPHR, encoded by the coding sequence ATGGTTGTAGATATCTTTTCTGAGACATCCACTGTAAACGTGCTTGGGAATGAGGTTGCAGTCGGATCAATCATAATGGGAATCATAATCATGGTGGTAGGAGTCATCATAGCTAGAATTACAAGCACGATATTCAAAAAATATCTCACTGCAAACCTCCCGGACAACACCGCAAAAAGCCTGCACAAGGTCATCTATTACGGCATAATCATAGTCACGCTACTGGCAGTTACCACCAGCCAGGGCATAGACCTGAGCGGCCTCATGGTGGCAGGAGGAATATTCGGAATAGTGATCGGATTTGCAACGCAGTCGGTAGTTTCCAACGCAATTTCAGGCATATTTCTGATGTTTGACCGGCCCGCAAAGACAGGAGACCTAATTGAGATTCAGCAGAGCAAGATTTACGGAAAGCTTATCGACGTAACCATATTTTCAACCAGGGTAAAGCTTTTTGACGGCTCTGTAATGCGCGTGCCAAACGAGAAGGTCTTCACGTCGGAGATACGCAACGTATCTGCAAGCGAGGTTCGAAGAATCGATGCAACCTTTGGCATAGGGTACAAGGAGGACATTGATCACGCAATCGACGTGATAAAAAACGCGGTGTACAAGATGCCGTACGTGTTGCGAGAGCCGGAGCCCGCCGTGTGGGTCGAGCAGCTTGCCGACTCTAGTGTCAATCTCAAGGTGCTCACATGGATTCCAAGGGACGAATGGGACAACGTGGGGCCGACTTTACTAAAGGACATAAAGAAGGAGATCGAAGGCGCAGGCATAGAGATACCGTTCCCGCAGAGAGTCATTCATCACTTGGACGACTCTAAAAAACACGGAGAACCGCATAGATGA
- a CDS encoding DUF432 domain-containing protein yields MTENTSKKIDGDRRQPSFGRYPHEGIIDLPNNTVSLTHLEGNNYSYARQSTGGETVKKTICATTKNVSVEISPLLPIHTPSYKTDFFFLRFTEPIYITQNATAQVLVPLPIEVGVFLIDDVQEGMIDCFSCDPLNSRFALYGTPEDGILCKYARTMPASSTPFMHAQFKIEITNELEEPATISKVVFPATDHDLHYHKNNVVMDGLVATVKNRLGLHVIEMVQKTTTNVGGWQTALRNIRKTDYKFSMERGFS; encoded by the coding sequence ATGACCGAAAACACATCAAAGAAGATAGATGGGGACAGAAGACAGCCAAGTTTTGGAAGGTATCCGCATGAAGGCATCATCGATCTGCCAAATAACACCGTGTCCCTGACACATCTTGAGGGCAACAACTATTCGTACGCGCGGCAGAGCACGGGCGGCGAGACGGTAAAAAAGACAATCTGTGCCACAACAAAAAACGTGAGCGTTGAGATCTCCCCGCTACTGCCAATCCACACCCCATCATACAAAACGGATTTCTTTTTCCTAAGATTTACCGAGCCGATATACATCACCCAGAACGCCACGGCCCAAGTACTTGTCCCGTTGCCAATAGAGGTGGGAGTGTTTCTAATTGATGATGTGCAGGAGGGGATGATTGACTGCTTTTCATGCGACCCGCTGAATTCACGGTTCGCACTGTACGGGACGCCGGAGGACGGTATACTGTGCAAGTATGCAAGAACCATGCCTGCGAGCAGTACGCCGTTCATGCATGCACAGTTTAAAATCGAGATCACAAACGAGTTGGAAGAGCCGGCAACAATCAGCAAGGTGGTGTTCCCGGCGACAGACCACGATCTGCACTATCACAAAAACAATGTAGTCATGGACGGTCTTGTCGCCACAGTGAAAAACAGGCTAGGACTGCATGTAATTGAGATGGTGCAAAAGACCACCACAAATGTCGGTGGGTGGCAGACGGCCTTGCGCAACATTAGGAAAACAGACTACAAGTTTTCCATGGAGAGGGGATTCAGCTAA
- a CDS encoding KamA family radical SAM protein — translation MFQGLEPIWNEFESPDYKSYTLANFTEIPQLQNLSAEKQFEIKVVGNILPFKTNNYVVDELIDWNNALDPIFILTFPQKKMLKSAHYRKMATALKKGYDRKKIQAIANEIRMQLNPHPAGQMEYNIPQLKDGTRLYGMQHKYKETVLFFPSQGQTCHAYCTFCFRWPQFVGIEELKFASREIIQLVQYLREHPEVSDVLFTGGDPLIMKSRILGEYINALLDADLPNLKTIRIGTKSLSYWPYRFLTDNDADDVLKLFHSVTKKGIHLAFMAHFNHSAELSTRAVKEAIHRVRKTGAQIRTQSPVLAHINDDPRIWADMWQKQVALGCIPYYMFATRDTGAQEYFGVPLVRSQEIFRDAYQKVSGLARTVRGPSMSANPGKIQVLGTVDIGKKKAIVMRFLQGRNPEWVQRPFLAKYDEKAVWIDELKPFSGKKFFYEDELRGIQMAKKESQEKVAIITEQSAIQGKKRVGKKTN, via the coding sequence ATGTTTCAAGGATTAGAGCCGATATGGAACGAGTTTGAGTCGCCAGATTACAAATCATACACGCTTGCCAACTTTACAGAGATACCACAACTGCAGAACCTCTCAGCAGAGAAGCAGTTTGAGATCAAGGTAGTCGGAAACATACTGCCGTTTAAGACCAACAACTATGTCGTCGACGAACTCATCGACTGGAACAATGCGCTTGACCCAATATTCATACTCACGTTTCCGCAAAAAAAGATGCTAAAATCGGCGCACTATCGCAAAATGGCAACGGCGCTCAAAAAGGGATACGACCGAAAGAAGATCCAAGCCATTGCAAACGAGATAAGGATGCAGCTCAATCCGCATCCCGCAGGGCAGATGGAATACAACATCCCACAGCTAAAGGACGGAACCAGGCTCTACGGAATGCAGCACAAATACAAGGAGACAGTCCTGTTTTTCCCAAGCCAGGGGCAGACGTGCCACGCATACTGCACATTTTGTTTTAGGTGGCCCCAGTTCGTAGGAATTGAGGAACTCAAGTTTGCAAGCAGGGAGATCATCCAGCTGGTGCAGTACCTAAGGGAGCATCCGGAGGTGTCCGACGTTTTATTCACAGGTGGTGACCCGCTCATAATGAAGTCGCGCATACTCGGAGAATACATAAACGCACTGCTTGATGCTGACCTGCCGAACCTCAAGACGATAAGGATAGGCACCAAGTCCCTGTCATACTGGCCGTACAGGTTCCTCACAGACAACGACGCAGATGACGTACTAAAGCTGTTCCACAGCGTGACAAAGAAAGGAATACACCTAGCATTCATGGCGCACTTTAACCATTCAGCAGAACTTTCCACTAGGGCAGTAAAAGAAGCGATTCACAGAGTACGAAAGACTGGTGCCCAGATAAGGACCCAGTCACCTGTCCTTGCCCACATAAATGATGACCCAAGGATTTGGGCAGATATGTGGCAAAAACAAGTCGCATTAGGATGCATTCCATACTACATGTTTGCAACAAGAGACACCGGCGCGCAGGAATACTTTGGAGTGCCGTTGGTGCGGTCGCAGGAGATATTCCGCGATGCCTACCAGAAAGTGAGCGGCCTTGCAAGAACCGTGAGGGGTCCAAGCATGTCCGCAAACCCAGGCAAGATCCAAGTACTTGGAACAGTAGACATCGGAAAGAAAAAGGCAATAGTGATGAGATTTTTGCAGGGGCGAAATCCAGAATGGGTGCAAAGACCGTTCTTGGCAAAATACGACGAAAAGGCAGTATGGATTGACGAATTAAAACCGTTTTCCGGAAAGAAATTCTTCTACGAGGACGAATTGCGCGGGATCCAGATGGCAAAGAAAGAGTCACAGGAAAAAGTCGCAATAATAACAGAGCAATCCGCCATCCAAGGCAAGAAACGCGTTGGGAAAAAGACCAACTAG
- a CDS encoding proteasome assembly chaperone family protein, with protein MRTSLDSHVHEIKKSNFKSPIIFAGFVGPGLVGPLSVGYIIEKLKMREIGYIRSRYLPPSTVFIQGRLRHPFRFYANKEGSLCAIICEVTLRMEGLYDIASTILDWAESKGTKELVILDGVSSDDHDERAFCAAEEDLCRIMSEKGISMISQGFITGIPGSILNECIIRKIKAITLLVKANATSPDPLAAATLIDAINRVYGTEIDTADLRKESEKIGHEFKELSERYTEHRKVDSGMYM; from the coding sequence GTGCGAACCAGCCTCGACAGTCACGTTCACGAAATAAAAAAATCAAACTTCAAGAGTCCAATCATCTTTGCAGGGTTTGTCGGCCCAGGACTTGTCGGCCCGCTTTCCGTCGGATACATCATTGAAAAGCTAAAGATGCGCGAGATAGGATACATCAGATCACGGTACCTTCCGCCGTCCACAGTATTCATCCAGGGAAGGCTGCGTCACCCGTTCAGATTCTATGCAAACAAGGAGGGCTCGCTGTGCGCAATCATCTGCGAGGTCACACTCAGGATGGAGGGACTATACGACATTGCATCGACCATCCTTGACTGGGCGGAGAGCAAGGGAACAAAGGAGCTGGTCATATTGGACGGCGTGTCAAGCGACGATCACGACGAGAGGGCATTTTGTGCAGCAGAGGAAGACCTCTGCAGGATAATGTCCGAGAAGGGGATCAGCATGATATCACAGGGATTCATTACTGGAATTCCAGGCAGCATACTAAACGAGTGCATAATACGAAAGATAAAGGCAATCACGTTGCTCGTAAAGGCCAACGCCACAAGCCCCGACCCGCTTGCGGCAGCCACGCTAATTGATGCAATAAACAGAGTCTACGGCACAGAGATAGACACTGCAGACCTCAGAAAGGAGAGCGAGAAGATAGGCCACGAGTTCAAGGAGCTGTCAGAAAGGTACACAGAGCACCGAAAGGTGGACTCTGGCATGTACATGTAG
- a CDS encoding TldD/PmbA family protein, which produces MPVCDDVIAHSKKAGSDECEAAFCSKRTITVRITDSEIAEVKENEEQSVGVRLVRGKRISVAHSTSLDAAKLVDGAMVSMRRLSERKFWKQFPQNAPKYQVIERTNDPKVWNMSPSDASDIAQEMINSALHQKVTSISGSLNVVCEEFELQNTSGLQKSERATYVAGVINSDSSYAGRTISGIGQDNSRTLAGFDARMVGSEATEMCVNSLSPQKAVVETTSIIFEPMAVGELLTFVFAPNFFLKTYSENRSCFSEKIGTKVAVDGFTLSDSPHMADGLGSRSFDDEGVPTRTTHYIRDGIFENTYSDCYTAFKEGVTSSGNASRQGSPLGRSSEPIPFASPHNMTINAGRQGRGEVVRETKSGLVVSRLWYTYAVNPIKGDFSCTTRSGIWNIENGEITTPARPVRIIHNLQTLLQNISAVADNARTVLSWAASPVTAPSIRCDGIAVSPI; this is translated from the coding sequence TTGCCAGTCTGTGACGACGTAATAGCACACTCCAAAAAGGCAGGATCAGACGAATGCGAGGCGGCATTCTGCTCAAAGAGGACAATCACAGTCAGGATTACCGATTCAGAGATTGCCGAGGTAAAAGAAAACGAGGAGCAGTCAGTCGGGGTGCGCCTTGTGCGAGGAAAAAGAATCTCGGTTGCACACTCTACATCACTTGATGCTGCAAAGCTGGTGGACGGCGCCATGGTATCAATGAGGAGGCTCAGCGAGAGAAAGTTCTGGAAGCAGTTCCCGCAGAACGCCCCAAAATACCAGGTCATCGAGAGGACAAACGACCCCAAGGTGTGGAATATGAGCCCGTCAGATGCATCAGACATTGCGCAGGAGATGATCAACTCTGCGCTGCACCAAAAGGTGACGAGCATCTCAGGCTCGCTCAACGTCGTGTGCGAGGAATTTGAGTTGCAAAACACAAGCGGGCTGCAAAAATCCGAAAGGGCAACATACGTTGCAGGCGTGATAAACTCAGACTCTAGCTATGCAGGACGCACCATAAGCGGCATAGGACAGGACAACTCGCGCACGCTGGCAGGCTTTGATGCACGTATGGTAGGATCGGAGGCCACCGAGATGTGCGTAAACTCGCTGAGCCCGCAGAAAGCGGTGGTAGAGACCACAAGCATAATCTTTGAGCCGATGGCAGTGGGCGAGTTGCTCACGTTTGTGTTTGCCCCGAATTTTTTCCTCAAGACGTATTCGGAGAACAGGAGTTGTTTTTCTGAAAAGATCGGCACAAAGGTTGCAGTGGACGGATTTACGTTATCCGATTCCCCACATATGGCAGACGGCCTTGGCAGCAGGTCATTTGACGACGAAGGAGTTCCGACTAGAACCACCCACTACATCAGGGACGGGATATTTGAGAACACATACTCGGACTGTTATACCGCGTTCAAGGAAGGTGTCACATCGTCTGGGAATGCGTCAAGGCAGGGCTCGCCGCTTGGAAGATCATCTGAGCCGATTCCGTTTGCGTCGCCGCACAACATGACAATCAATGCAGGCAGACAGGGCAGGGGCGAGGTGGTAAGGGAGACAAAGAGCGGCCTTGTCGTAAGCAGATTGTGGTACACCTATGCGGTAAACCCAATCAAGGGGGACTTTTCATGCACCACGCGAAGCGGCATCTGGAACATAGAGAACGGAGAGATCACCACGCCGGCAAGACCGGTTCGCATAATTCACAACCTGCAGACGCTGCTTCAAAACATCTCTGCAGTTGCCGACAATGCAAGAACGGTTCTCTCATGGGCCGCATCGCCGGTTACTGCGCCATCCATAAGATGCGATGGAATTGCAGTCAGTCCCATTTAG